The following proteins are co-located in the Diorhabda carinulata isolate Delta chromosome 4, icDioCari1.1, whole genome shotgun sequence genome:
- the LOC130893030 gene encoding ankyrin-2-like, which produces MACHCCLLYGAIREDNQNLVLSLLKSVDINQLRCPDYSSDYSLLSAAILSNNLKMVEILLDHGSRADKLENDLYPIHLAVIVDSLDTFKLLLKYKADLHQKTETGSHSIHLAADYGRLEFLEYLLELEVDINLRDIEHCTPLYRAVAKKQIEAVEFLIKRGGDIEATDIIVNSRLNLSVELGFCEIWKNLLDTDAFTGKIKSNSAFYLAAGSGSIPFVEYFLNKGADVQFKTEDGYTLLDAAVRNNRPNLVVFLINKGADINSTTERNYSALDFAVQDILIQNLAKFEVKKCRLLQVILKRLTSCCSTYDLENEITSAKIIIIFLTLRNRLVPPFCPVNFPLSEELNEFWYECKRDLEEMDNYFINNTTISQYKLLQALFDDKQLAKYLYNEEISNLCRDFQSYIRLPQKFGDISTLIKNGVERVRSRKSLSDRKNKGMVCDCCLLYTAIEDDNEKLVLHLLKSVNINQKKCKDYSLLSWAIMMENIKMVRLLLDQGAIPENPDKEFYPIHHSVCIGALDIFKLLLEYGVDINQRTVFGSHSIHLAARYGRIEFLEYLFEEGVDTNLNDRCETTPLFSSIINGQIRAFRFLINHGANVNKIDRYGNSPLHFSVGFGFKTITDSLIRKGAVINRRNFSGLTPLHLAARYGPVEMLKLLYEAGAECKLTGKCRHYSPLHLAADSGNIEILDYFISKGADVNFQTEHGYSLLHAAVRNNHPKLALYLIDHGADVNATTTNKNYSVLDFAARSANPCTINILIQNLAKFDVKSNGNCRLLELLPTALYQYDSVSDIKKYKTAAEIIIKFITLRNRNLPVSFPKNSHFIEELSEFWRQCKQDLEEMDNYYLGDTSISQYKLLNALFDDTRLSKYLYNEEISALCRDIEAYIKVFPKYGNIKRLIKMGMYKGKIRHILSNSVYCVVKEKSFLSVLPLEIIMKICDYLDIKDLITFVSSATMRVVQK; this is translated from the exons atggCTTGCCATTGTTGTCTGCTATACGGTGCAATTCGCGAAGATAATCAGAACTTAGTCTTGAGTTTACTGAAATCTGTGGATATTAATCAGCTGCGTTGCCCCGATTATTCTTCAGATTATTCTCTACTATCTGCGGCGATACTGTCTAATAATTTGAAGATGGTTGAAATACTGTTAGATCATGGATCCAGAGCTGATAAACTGGAAAACGATTTATATCCTATACATCTTGCTGTAATTGTAGACTCATTAGATACATTCAAACTACTGTTGAAATATAAAGCTGATTTACACCAAAAGACAGAAACTGGAAGTCATTCTATTCATTTGGCTGCCGATTACGGCCGGTTGGAATTTTTAGAGTATTTACTTGAACTCGAAGTAGATATAAATCTGAGAGATATTGAGCATTGTACTCCATTATATAGAGCCGTTGCTAAAAAGCAAATAGAAGCTGTTGAATTTCTAATCAAGCGCGGTGGTGATATCGAAGCAACGGATATAATTGTTAATAGCAGACTAAATCTTTCTGTAGAATTAg gATTTTGTGAGATTTGGAAAAATCTGTTAGACACAGATGCGTTTActggaaaaattaaaagtaacagTGCTTTTTATTTGGCGGCAGGTTCAGGAAGTATACCTTtcgttgaatattttttgaacaaaggAGCTGATGTCCAATTCAAAACAGAAGATGGGTACACATTACTAGACGCTGCTGTTCGTAATAACCGCCCTAACTTGGtagtttttttaatcaataaaggAGCCGATATAAATTCTACTACAGAGAGAAATTACAGCGCTTTGGATTTTGCTGTCCAAGACATTTTGATTCAAAATCTTGCcaaatttgaagtaaaaaaatgcCGATTACTACAAGTTATATTGAAACGTTTGACTTCTTGTTGTTCTACATATgatttggaaaatgaaataaCATCTGCgaaaatcattataatatttttgacgtTACGTAATCGGCTTGTACCGCCCTTCTGTCCGGTAAACTTTCCTTTATCGGAAGAATTGAATGAGTTTTGGTATGAGTGTAAACGCGATCTAGAAGAAATGgacaattattttatcaataatacgACAATTTCACAATATAAACTTCTACAAGCACTATTTGATGACAAGCAATTagctaaatatttatataatgaagaaatatcgaatttatGTCGAgattttcaaagttatattaGATTACCTCAAAAATTTGGAGATATTAGTACCCTAATAAAAAATGGCGTGGAAAGGGTTAGGTCGAGGAAAAGTTTATCAGATC gAAAAAACAAAGGAATGGTGTGCGACTGTTGTCTACTTTATACAGCAATAGAAGAcgataatgaaaaattagttttacaTTTGTTAAAGTCCGTTAATATCAACCAGAAAAAATGCAAGGATTATTCTCTGTTATCCTGGGCGATTAtgatggaaaatataaaaatggttaGATTACTTTTAGACCAAGGAGCCATTCCTGAAAATCCAGATAAAGAATTTTATCCCATCCATCACTCCGTGTGTATCGGAGCATTAGATATTTTCAAGCTATTGCTTGAATATGGTGTTGATATAAACCAAAGAACAGTTTTCGGAAGTCATTCTATTCATTTAGCAGCTCGATATGGTCGGATTGAATTCTTGGAATATCTATTTGAAGAAGGGGTAGATACTAACCTCAATGATAGATGCGAGACAACCCCTCTGTTTAGTTCCATTATCAACGGGCAAATACGTGCTTTTAGATTCCTTATTAACCATGGAGCTAATGTTAACAAAATCGACAGATACGGTAATAGCCCTTTACATTTTTCCGTTGGATTTGGTTTTAAAACAATAACAGATTCACTAATACGAAAAGGTGCTGtaataaatagaagaaatttctCCGGATTGACTCCTCTTCATTTAGCAGCACGTTATGGTCCGGTAGAAATGTTGAAACTTCTATATGAAGCTGGCGCTGAATGTAAATTAACTGGAAAATGCAGACATTACAGCCCATTACATCTAGCAGCTGATTcaggaaatattgaaatactaGATTATTTTATAAGCAAAGGGGCGGATGTTAATTTCCAAACTGAACATGGGTATAGTCTTCTGCATGCTGCAGTTCGAAATAATCATCCTAAATTAGCGCTCTATTTGATCGATCATGGAGCTGACGTGAATGCTACTACTACAAATAAGAATTATAGCGTTTTGGATTTTGCCGCGCGCTCTGCTAATCCTTGTACTATAAATATTCTAATACAAAATCTGGCGAAATTTGATGTGAAATCTAATGGAAATTGTCGACTTTTGGAGTTATTACCTACAGCTTTATATCAGTACGATTCTGTTTCCGatatcaaaaagtataaaacagccgctgaaattattattaaattcataacgTTACGTAATCGTAATTTACCGGTTTCCTTTCcgaaaaattctcattttatcGAGGAACTAAGTGAATTTTGGCGTCAATGCAAACAAGATTTAGAAGAAATGGACAATTATTACTTAGGTGATACATCGATTTCTCAATATAAACTTTTAAATGCTCTATTTGACGATACCagattatctaaatatttatataatgaagAAATATCGGCTTTATGTCGAGATATTGAGGCTTATATTAAAGTATTTCCAAAATATGGGAATATCAAGAGACTTATAAAAATGGGTATGTACAAAGGTAAAATCCGACATATTTTATCGAACAGTGTCTATTGTGTggtaaaagaaaaaagttttttaagtGTTTTACCTCtagaaattattatgaaaatttgtgatTATCTTGATATTAAAGACTTGATTACTTTTGTGAGTTCGGCTACAATGCGTGTggtacaaaaataa